One Castanea sativa cultivar Marrone di Chiusa Pesio chromosome 4, ASM4071231v1 DNA window includes the following coding sequences:
- the LOC142630227 gene encoding protein disulfide-isomerase-like: protein MNINSDFKLWATLFLCMLVPFLCNAGLVSAEEGEHVHVHVLTLDHSNFTDIVSKHNFIVVKFYAPWCNFSMKLAPEYEKAASILSSRDPPVILAKIDANDEANEALADEFDIKAFPTLKILRNGGKNIQEYKGPHEADRIVAYMKKQIAPASIEIKSVEDAASLIGENKILIVGIFPQFSGEEFDNFTALAENLRFDYKFGRTLDAKLLSKGGSSVDRPTVRLIKPFDELFVDFQDFNVDALEKFVEEASLPIVTLFDKDPSNHPFVIKFFNSPNAKAMLFLNFTGDHVDSFKSKFHDVALHNKGKGISFLIVDVEASQGPLEYFGFKDDLVPLLFILKNDGQKYLKPNLEPEHIAPWLKQYTDGNLNPFIKSEPIPETNNEPVKVVVAESLHDMVFNSGKNVLLEFYAPWCGLCKKLAPILEEVAVSFENDTDVLIAKLDATENDIPSDNFEVQGYPTLYFKSTSGILLKYDGNKTNEEIIDFIQKNRDQTVQVQPDTTVNDEL from the exons aTGAACATCAATTCGGATTTTAAGTTATGGGCCACTTTGTTCCTCTGCATGTTGGTGCCGTTTCTGTGCAATGCTGGATTGGTCTCTGCTGAGGAAGGAGAGCATGTGCATGTGCATGTGCTTACGTTGgatcactccaatttcactgaCATTGTCTCCAAACACAACTTCATTGTTGTCAAGTTCTATGCTCCATG GTGTAACTTTTCTATGAAGCTTGCTCCAGAg TATGAAAAAGCTGCTTCCATTTTGAGTAGCCGTGACCCTCCAGTCATTCTGGCAAAAATAGATGCAAATGATGAAGCAAATGAGGCACTTGCAGACGAATTTGACATAAAGGCTTTCCCTACTCTTAAGATTTTAAGAAATGGAGGAAAGAATATTCAAGAATATAAAGGCCCTCATGAAGCTGATCGTATAGTAGCTTACATGAAAAAGCAAATTGCACCTGCATCAATTGAAATAAAATCTGTGGAAGATGCTGCTAGCCTTATTGGTGAAAACAAGATCTTAatt GTTGGAATTTTTCCACAATTCTCTGGGGAGGAATTTGATAACTTCACTGCTTTGGCAGAAAATTTGCGTTTTGACTATAAGTTTGGTCGCACTTTGGATGCCAAACTCCTTTCAAAGGGAGGATCTTCAGTGGACAGGCCAACAGTGAGATTGATAAAACCATTTGACGAACTGTTTGTTGATTTCCAG GATTTTAATGTGGATGCTTTGGAGAAGTTTGTTGAAGAAGCTAGTTTGCCTATTGTGACTCTTTTTGACAAGGATCCAAGTAACCATCCATTTGTTATCAAGTTTTTCAACAGCCCTAATGCCAAG GCGATGCTATTTTTGAACTTCACTGGCGATCATGTTGATAGTTTCAAGTCAAAATTTCATGATGTTGCTTTGCACAACAAAGGAAAGGGCATAAGCTTCCTAATAGTTGATGTTGAGGCGAGCCAAGGGCCACTTGAG TACTTTGGATTCAAAGATGACCTGGTACCTCTCCTcttcatattaaaaaatgatggtCAGAAGTACCTGAAACCAAACTTGGAGCCTGAGCATATTGCACCTTGGTTGAAGCAATACACG GATGGAAATTTAAATCCATTCATAAAGTCAGAGCCCATTCCTGAAACTAATAATGAGCCTGTGAAAGTGGTTGTTGCTGAAAGCCTACATGACATGGTTTTCAACTCTGGAAAGAATG TTCTGCTAGAGTTTTATGCACCTTGGTGTGGACTTTGCAAGAAACTGGCCCCAATTTTGGAAGAAGTTGCTGTCTCATTTGAAAATGATACTGATGTTCTCATTGCAAAGCTG GATGCGACTGAAAATGACATCCCAAGCGATAACTTTGAGGTACAAGGATACCCAACTTTGTACTTTAAATCTACCAGTGGCATCCTGTTGAAGTATGATGGGAATAAAACAAATGAGGAGATCATTGATTTTATTCAAAAGAATCGGGACCAGACAGTCCAAGTCCAACCAGATACGACAGTGAACGATGAACTGTGA
- the LOC142632192 gene encoding uncharacterized protein LOC142632192, which translates to MATTACFIIVSRNDIPIYEAEVGSAAKREDAAQLHQFILHAALDIVQDIAWTTSAMFLKAIDRFNDLVVSVYVTAGHTRLMLLHDSRNDDGIKSFFQEVHELYIKVLLNPLYLPGSRIASSHFDTKVRALARKYL; encoded by the exons ATGGCAACCACAGCTTGTTTTATCATTGTAAGTAGGAATGACATCCCTATATATGAAGCTGAAGTTGGATCAGCTGCTAAA AGAGAAGATGCTGCTCAGTTGCATCAGTTCATATTACATGCCGCTTTGGATATTGTTCAGGACATTGCATGGACTACTAGTGCCAT GTTCTTGAAAGCAATAGACAGATTTAATGATTTGGTGGTGTCAGTATATGTTACAGCTGGTCATA CACGATTGATGCTGCTTCATGACTCTCGTAATGATGATGGAATTAAGAGCTTTTTCCAAGAGGTTCACGAGCTTTATATAAAG GTTCTTCTTAATCCCCTGTATTTGCCTGGTTCTCGCATTGCATCATCACACTTTGATACAAAAGTCCGTGCCCTTGCACGAAAATATCTGTAG